The nucleotide window AAGGATCTTCTGATTCAAAATCCGGCAAAAAAACATGGGCACTGTCTAATTCCTGGATCCAGCCATGCTCCAAACCGAGCTTAGCCATCTCATTGAGAACTTGTTCATACTCTCGCGGCTGCAACACGCGGTTTAGCGGCGTCATGGTTTTAACCCGGGGTGTGGGATGATATTGTGACATCAGTGAAATATGGATTTCCGGAGAAAGCTCTTGAGCGATAAACCGCAAACATTCCAGGGTATTTTCAATATACCCGGGCAAAACCAGATGCCGGATAATCATGCCATTCGTTGCAATCCCGCGAGTGTTACACTCCAAACATTCCCCTTTCTGCCGGAACATTTCCTGCAAAGCCTTTCCGGCAATCCCGGGATAATCTTCCGCGCCGGACAACACTTTAGCCAGCTTGGAATCCATGTACTTAAAATCAGGTAAGTAGACCTGAATACGTGCCTCCAAAGTACGCAGCACATCCACACAATCATAGGCATTGCTGTTCATGACATAAACCGGATTGCATC belongs to bacterium and includes:
- a CDS encoding radical SAM protein codes for the protein MDCSNPSILENCQLCPRTCGVNRQAGERGYCACDSGLSVHSVVLHKGEEPAVSGTHGISNVFFSHCNLQCRFCQNYQISDNARPITSGLELSQVIEMIQDQLARGAENVGFVSPSHLIPQMCMMMDALKAKGCNPVYVMNSNAYDCVDVLRTLEARIQVYLPDFKYMDSKLAKVLSGAEDYPGIAGKALQEMFRQKGECLECNTRGIATNGMIIRHLVLPGYIENTLECLRFIAQELSPEIHISLMSQYHPTPRVKTMTPLNRVLQPREYEQVLNEMAKLGLEHGWIQELDSAHVFLPDFESEDPFAT